From Bacillota bacterium, one genomic window encodes:
- a CDS encoding GntR family transcriptional regulator yields MINKYSNEPLYCQLKSIIIRKIENGEYQEDEKIPSELELCQEYNISRPTVRQAITELANNGYLYKVRGKGTFVAKTKKRIDIKDYSGFTPSILDCQSPENRIIINTRIIKDSELEKLRSIFNIPVAQYSRVEFAEAIYQTKNGSDIYSINISYIPLSLFPNIINSILSCHASHEILKGKYPLVPEKTKSTLEVIYSNQEDTRYLQIQTGQPLIKIENMIFSKSGQLVEYVTTKYRADKCRLIFENLR; encoded by the coding sequence TTGATAAATAAATATAGTAATGAGCCTCTTTATTGCCAGTTAAAGTCAATCATAATCAGGAAAATTGAGAATGGAGAGTATCAAGAGGATGAAAAAATTCCTTCGGAGCTTGAATTATGCCAAGAGTATAATATAAGTCGTCCTACTGTCCGTCAAGCTATAACAGAGCTAGCAAACAACGGTTATCTTTACAAAGTAAGAGGGAAAGGGACCTTTGTAGCCAAAACCAAAAAAAGAATAGATATAAAAGACTATTCAGGGTTTACTCCCTCGATATTAGACTGCCAGTCTCCCGAAAACAGGATTATTATTAATACAAGGATAATAAAAGATTCGGAACTTGAAAAATTACGCAGCATATTTAACATACCTGTTGCTCAATATAGTAGAGTTGAATTTGCAGAAGCTATATATCAGACAAAAAATGGAAGCGATATTTATTCCATAAATATTTCTTACATACCCTTAAGTCTGTTTCCTAATATAATAAACAGTATTTTATCATGCCATGCATCCCATGAGATTTTAAAAGGGAAATATCCTCTGGTTCCGGAAAAAACTAAAAGCACTCTGGAGGTAATATATAGTAACCAAGAAGATACCAGATACCTGCAAATCCAAACGGGACAACCCCTTATTAAAATTGAAAATATGATTTTTTCAAAAAGCGGTCAGCTGGTTGAATATGTAACAACAAAATACAGGGCAGATAAGTGCAGGCTTATTTTTGAAAACCTGAGATAA